In Flammeovirgaceae bacterium 311, one DNA window encodes the following:
- a CDS encoding peptidase m20 (COG0624 Acetylornithine deacetylase/Succinyl-diaminopimelate desuccinylase and related deacylases) has protein sequence MKKIGSGRLQLVILIILFLLTSGRVSAQEQREYEPEIYKSSEYTKTEAARLLTEYLKIQSLSGIEEEAGDFLSAYCEQQGLYVTTLPADSTGYNFAATIYPLSEDKPVIWLQHHMDVVPAGTTDEWDYPPFSGVVVNDTIWGRGAIDNKGPGIMQLMSLLNIKGAADTIEFIYNVGVLCFSSEESGGGAGAKYVLDRKLSELNPLVAFGEGGAALRGVLLSAPEKPVVGISVAEKAVLWLKLDLQLNSYGHGAAPAPEYANKLMIYALSRLEGRKFNMEFNRVNRRMFRRLGRAEGGLRGFLIGHINWWILSPFVKNVVQRDPLLESLTTNTITVTKLENPPGPHNKISIISTAYLDCRLQPNTTVKAFIRRLERILDEPKIKITVINSSPESKPSPVNDFYDAMAWAVQQEIPDAAVIPILFPATTDNIFFRNNEVPTYGLIPAMMSEDLIKSVHSINERLPVAALEQGINIYTNMILRIQTEGAHKRRRLLNAELRKVNLLEE, from the coding sequence GTGAAGAAGATTGGTAGCGGTAGATTACAGCTTGTTATTCTTATTATTCTGTTTCTGTTAACCAGCGGCCGTGTTAGTGCTCAGGAGCAAAGAGAGTATGAGCCGGAGATATATAAAAGCAGTGAATATACAAAAACTGAAGCAGCCCGGCTGTTAACTGAATATCTGAAAATACAGTCACTGAGTGGTATCGAGGAGGAAGCCGGTGATTTTCTTTCAGCCTATTGCGAGCAGCAGGGCCTTTATGTAACCACACTTCCTGCAGATAGTACCGGATACAATTTTGCAGCAACCATTTACCCACTTTCGGAAGACAAGCCTGTTATCTGGTTACAGCACCATATGGATGTGGTGCCTGCCGGTACCACAGACGAATGGGATTACCCGCCATTTTCAGGGGTAGTGGTAAATGATACCATTTGGGGCCGGGGAGCCATCGATAATAAAGGACCCGGCATTATGCAGCTTATGTCGCTGCTCAACATAAAGGGGGCAGCAGATACTATAGAATTTATATACAATGTTGGTGTCCTCTGTTTTTCAAGTGAAGAGTCTGGCGGCGGCGCGGGTGCCAAATATGTACTTGACAGGAAACTATCAGAACTAAATCCTCTGGTTGCCTTTGGCGAAGGTGGTGCTGCCCTCAGGGGTGTACTTTTAAGCGCTCCCGAAAAACCGGTGGTGGGTATTTCTGTAGCTGAAAAAGCGGTGCTCTGGCTTAAGCTGGACCTGCAGCTGAACAGTTACGGACATGGAGCGGCGCCTGCGCCGGAATATGCCAACAAGCTGATGATCTATGCCTTAAGCAGGCTGGAAGGTCGTAAATTTAATATGGAGTTCAACCGGGTAAACAGGCGCATGTTTCGCAGGCTGGGCAGGGCAGAGGGAGGATTAAGAGGTTTTTTGATCGGGCATATTAACTGGTGGATACTAAGCCCGTTTGTGAAGAATGTGGTACAGCGCGACCCGTTGCTGGAATCTCTTACCACCAACACCATTACAGTAACCAAGCTGGAGAACCCTCCCGGTCCCCATAATAAAATCTCCATCATTTCTACAGCCTATCTCGATTGCCGGCTGCAGCCCAATACCACAGTAAAGGCCTTTATCCGCAGATTGGAAAGAATTCTGGATGAGCCGAAAATCAAAATAACAGTAATAAACAGCTCTCCTGAATCGAAACCATCGCCAGTAAACGATTTTTATGATGCAATGGCCTGGGCTGTGCAGCAGGAAATACCTGATGCAGCAGTTATTCCAATCCTTTTTCCTGCTACAACCGATAACATCTTCTTTCGCAATAACGAAGTTCCTACCTATGGCCTGATACCGGCAATGATGTCAGAAGATCTGATCAAGAGTGTACACAGCATTAACGAACGGCTGCCTGTTGCAGCCCTTGAGCAGGGTATTAACATTTACACCAACATGATCCTGCGGATACAGACGGAGGGAGCCCACAAAAGAAGAAGACTTTTGAATGCTGAACTGCGAAAAGTAAACTTACTGGAAGAATGA
- a CDS encoding deoxynucleoside kinase (COG1428 Deoxynucleoside kinases), with protein MYVAVSGNIGSGKTTLTTKLAKHYGWKAEFEAVDNNPYLEDFYADMKRWAFHLQIYFLNSRFKQLTDIASRDFTTIQDRTIYEDAYIFAANLYKSQLLNDRDYHNYLNLFHSMMEYAKAPDLLIYLRADIPKLVSQIQKRGRSYEDAIRLDYLKNLNKHYEEWIANYSLGRLLVIDVNNLDFVNNVEDFAGIVEKIELELNGLFSPDTLTLPPQLFPYKK; from the coding sequence ATGTACGTAGCTGTATCAGGAAACATCGGGAGTGGAAAAACCACCCTTACCACAAAACTGGCGAAACATTACGGCTGGAAGGCCGAATTTGAAGCCGTAGACAACAATCCATATCTGGAAGATTTTTATGCAGACATGAAGCGCTGGGCGTTTCACCTGCAGATTTACTTCCTTAACAGTCGCTTTAAACAGCTTACCGATATCGCCAGCCGCGACTTTACCACCATACAGGACCGCACCATCTACGAAGATGCCTATATTTTCGCAGCCAACCTCTACAAAAGCCAGCTGCTCAATGACCGGGATTACCACAACTACCTGAACCTCTTCCATTCCATGATGGAATATGCAAAGGCTCCCGACCTGCTTATTTATTTAAGGGCAGATATTCCTAAGCTGGTGAGCCAGATCCAGAAACGCGGACGCTCCTACGAAGATGCCATTCGGCTGGATTATCTGAAGAACCTCAACAAGCACTACGAGGAGTGGATTGCAAACTACAGTCTTGGCCGTTTGCTGGTAATCGATGTTAACAACCTGGATTTCGTGAATAATGTTGAGGATTTTGCAGGCATTGTCGAAAAAATAGAATTAGAGCTCAATGGTCTCTTCAGCCCCGACACCCTCACCTTGCCTCCGCAGCTGTTTCCTTATAAAAAATGA
- a CDS encoding hypothetical protein (COG1678 Putative transcriptional regulator), with amino-acid sequence MLDFNYNNKEVKVERGDLLISEPFLPDPNFSRTVVLMCEHGEAGSFGFVLNKPSLIKGSDVLEDAELFDATLYVGGPVQQDTLHFIHRRSDLIEGGEQISNGIQWGGNFEQLMEHVKSGGLDFDDFKFFIGYSGWEEGQLDEELQQNTWIVYKGATPEDIFDTDPDVLWKEILQKMGGKYKVISNYPTDPRLN; translated from the coding sequence ATGTTGGATTTCAATTACAATAATAAAGAGGTTAAAGTTGAGCGGGGAGATTTATTGATTTCCGAACCTTTTTTACCTGACCCGAATTTTTCAAGAACTGTGGTGCTGATGTGCGAACATGGCGAAGCAGGATCGTTTGGGTTTGTACTAAATAAACCCAGCCTGATCAAAGGCTCTGATGTGCTGGAAGATGCAGAACTGTTTGATGCTACCCTGTATGTTGGCGGACCCGTGCAGCAGGATACCCTTCACTTTATACATCGCAGGAGCGACTTAATTGAAGGCGGAGAGCAGATCAGTAATGGCATACAATGGGGAGGCAATTTTGAACAGCTCATGGAGCATGTAAAGAGCGGAGGGCTTGATTTTGATGATTTTAAGTTCTTTATTGGGTACTCGGGTTGGGAAGAAGGGCAATTAGACGAAGAACTCCAGCAAAATACCTGGATCGTATATAAGGGTGCTACACCTGAAGATATTTTTGATACTGATCCTGATGTGCTCTGGAAAGAAATTTTACAGAAAATGGGTGGTAAATACAAGGTGATTTCTAATTACCCCACCGACCCTCGATTAAACTAA
- a CDS encoding heat shock protein DnaJ domain-containing protein (COG1076 DnaJ-domain-containing proteins 1): MKKNSELVHKQNEATDLEIISMQKEIAVLEAELLGIKNALGAFESKIHARLDKEIAQVRKLYTLYKSQKNDKKAKRLEQKKRGKNYVAPKQEVRYQSAPEKGSALNLEEQKALKRLYKEAVVQVHPDKFVHSGEHDRIQMANAITAQLNGIYQRGDLEELINFYQYVMSGNALQEKSYGTEAMPDVKLRMESLIKKKEALLKQLEQLKSSYTYNVLITYDNPLSFIDELHLQLQEKIKQLEKRTRKARGI; the protein is encoded by the coding sequence TTGAAGAAAAATTCTGAATTAGTGCATAAGCAGAATGAGGCAACCGATCTGGAGATAATCAGCATGCAAAAGGAAATTGCTGTACTAGAAGCTGAACTATTAGGGATCAAAAATGCCTTAGGTGCCTTTGAATCTAAAATACATGCCCGCCTGGATAAGGAAATTGCACAAGTGCGTAAGTTATATACCTTGTATAAAAGCCAAAAGAATGATAAAAAAGCCAAACGGCTGGAACAAAAGAAAAGGGGTAAAAATTATGTAGCGCCAAAGCAGGAAGTACGTTATCAATCAGCCCCGGAAAAGGGGTCGGCACTAAACCTGGAGGAACAAAAAGCACTTAAGCGATTGTATAAGGAAGCGGTGGTGCAAGTGCACCCCGATAAGTTTGTACATTCAGGTGAGCATGACAGAATACAAATGGCAAATGCAATAACTGCTCAGCTAAATGGTATCTATCAAAGGGGCGACCTGGAGGAGCTTATCAATTTTTATCAGTATGTAATGAGTGGAAATGCACTTCAGGAAAAAAGCTATGGCACTGAAGCGATGCCGGATGTAAAGCTGAGAATGGAATCACTCATCAAAAAGAAAGAAGCTTTGCTGAAGCAATTGGAGCAGCTTAAAAGCTCTTATACCTATAATGTGCTCATTACCTATGATAATCCACTTTCTTTCATTGATGAGCTACACCTTCAATTGCAGGAAAAAATTAAACAGCTGGAAAAAAGAACAAGAAAAGCACGGGGTATCTAA
- a CDS encoding hypothetical protein (COG3781 Predicted membrane protein), with translation MLVRRNLKWSIIAHYTWKHILYYTILSITVFLLHDYFELIILHLPFSTITALSTALAIFLGFKNNNAYDRWWEARKIWGLLVNFSRAWARQVNTMIIPDDPRDAAVVRELQWRMIRRHIAFVHALRVFLRRKHHYNETGQIEVYEEPNEYSDTTDFLIPNEYKAFCHKNNPPNYLLELQGEDLRRAFSKGWLSDFRFVKLEETLVEFNNIQGRSERIKNTPLPRQYSFFSRVFVFIHASLLPFVFIEEIGWASIPLSIIISFVFLCLDLVGERSEDPFENKLEDVPLTALSITIETNLKEQWGDRDFPLPRDSRKGVVL, from the coding sequence ATGCTAGTCAGAAGAAACCTAAAGTGGAGCATCATTGCCCACTATACATGGAAACATATACTCTACTATACAATTCTTTCCATTACGGTTTTCCTGCTGCATGATTATTTTGAACTGATAATTCTACACCTGCCTTTTAGTACCATCACTGCCCTAAGTACCGCCCTGGCTATATTTCTGGGCTTTAAGAACAACAATGCCTACGACAGATGGTGGGAGGCTCGCAAGATCTGGGGATTACTGGTAAACTTCAGCCGTGCATGGGCCCGGCAGGTTAATACCATGATCATTCCTGATGATCCCCGGGATGCTGCAGTTGTACGGGAGCTGCAATGGCGTATGATTCGCCGCCACATAGCCTTTGTGCATGCATTACGGGTATTTCTACGCAGAAAGCACCATTACAACGAAACAGGTCAGATTGAGGTTTACGAAGAGCCAAATGAATATTCCGATACCACTGATTTTCTGATACCCAATGAGTACAAAGCTTTTTGCCACAAAAACAACCCGCCCAATTATCTGCTGGAGTTGCAGGGAGAAGATTTAAGAAGGGCATTTAGTAAAGGTTGGCTATCTGACTTTCGCTTTGTAAAGCTGGAAGAAACCCTTGTAGAATTTAATAACATTCAGGGCAGAAGTGAACGCATCAAAAACACCCCACTCCCCAGGCAGTACAGCTTTTTTTCAAGAGTATTTGTTTTTATACATGCTTCTTTACTCCCTTTTGTGTTTATTGAAGAAATAGGCTGGGCATCCATTCCTCTCTCTATTATTATCTCTTTTGTATTTTTATGCCTGGATTTAGTGGGCGAACGCTCAGAAGATCCCTTTGAAAACAAGCTGGAAGATGTACCACTCACCGCATTGAGTATTACCATTGAAACCAATCTGAAAGAGCAATGGGGAGATAGGGATTTCCCTCTCCCCAGGGACAGTAGAAAAGGAGTTGTGCTGTGA
- a CDS encoding chemotaxis protein CheB (COG2201 Chemotaxis response regulator containing a CheY-like receiver domain and a methylesterase domain), producing the protein MLNRDIVVIGASAGGVSVLEQLVKSMPKDFPGSVFIVMHTPPFSPSKLPEILIRAGEIEAVHPMNGDKIKKGKIYVAPPDHHMLIEGNNVLIRKGPKENRFRPSIDALFRSAAYEYGKRVVGVILTGALDDGTSGLWTIKRLGGVAICQDLQEATFPEMPQSAINYVDVDYTVKVSEIGAILSRLVSEQVKEAHKVHRKEMERLALEVEIAGEDNAFEKGIMNIGDMAAYTCPSCHGALIMIKEGRRVRYRCHTGHAFTASALLAGITETVEETLWQAMRGLEETSMLLQHIGEHIMDSGDHEDASIFMKKANETADRARVIHDSVFKHERMSADLQYNKEEGKVRNKK; encoded by the coding sequence ATGTTAAATCGGGATATTGTAGTGATAGGGGCTTCTGCAGGCGGTGTATCAGTGCTTGAGCAGCTGGTGAAGTCGATGCCTAAGGATTTTCCTGGCTCTGTCTTCATCGTTATGCACACACCGCCTTTTTCTCCCAGCAAATTGCCAGAAATACTAATCAGAGCAGGGGAAATAGAGGCTGTACACCCAATGAATGGTGATAAGATAAAAAAGGGAAAGATTTATGTAGCTCCTCCCGATCATCATATGTTGATAGAGGGAAATAATGTGTTGATCAGGAAAGGTCCCAAAGAAAATAGATTCCGCCCCTCTATTGATGCCCTGTTTCGTTCTGCAGCTTATGAGTATGGTAAACGTGTAGTAGGGGTGATTTTGACAGGAGCTCTGGACGATGGTACTTCAGGATTATGGACAATTAAACGGCTTGGGGGTGTGGCAATATGCCAGGATCTGCAGGAGGCTACTTTCCCCGAGATGCCTCAAAGTGCTATCAATTATGTAGATGTTGATTATACTGTAAAAGTATCTGAAATTGGCGCCATACTGAGCCGGCTGGTATCGGAACAGGTAAAGGAAGCGCATAAAGTGCACCGGAAAGAGATGGAGCGTCTAGCCCTGGAGGTAGAAATTGCAGGAGAAGATAATGCCTTTGAAAAAGGAATCATGAATATAGGAGATATGGCGGCTTATACCTGTCCGAGTTGCCATGGAGCGCTTATTATGATTAAAGAGGGCAGGAGGGTACGCTACAGATGCCATACCGGCCATGCGTTTACTGCCAGTGCACTCTTGGCGGGCATTACAGAAACTGTGGAAGAAACACTTTGGCAGGCTATGCGCGGTCTGGAAGAAACATCAATGCTGCTCCAGCACATTGGAGAGCATATCATGGATAGTGGTGATCATGAAGACGCCAGCATTTTTATGAAAAAAGCAAATGAAACTGCCGACAGAGCACGTGTTATTCATGATTCTGTTTTCAAACATGAGCGTATGAGTGCAGATCTTCAGTATAATAAAGAAGAGGGCAAAGTCAGGAATAAAAAGTAA
- a CDS encoding hypothetical protein (COG2307 Uncharacterized protein conserved in bacteria) codes for MLTRIGNKLYRAGRYLERAEQIASYTRVHYLSTMDAPSPEFKDSFLKFLLECTQAKQAYFDTYPEAEEEKILHFLAIEKANPASILSAVTNARESIRGARDCISAGLWEHINCFYHAINDYDAEKLNQKSFDNFAQKVEKYSYTIKGYVHSNMIRNEEWKLLSLGFHLERAIQVSTLLLNKIQEIERNSSSAKPEVYEYYHMKSMLEGLDAYEMYKQHYKTHISRPLFMHFLVLNSIFPKSVAFNLNHIRTLCREHDENDQGEANIFLQQVALLVSEIEDVEPGLLVGNEKHYLENTLNNLHSLAKSLELEQVAF; via the coding sequence ATGCTTACCCGTATAGGAAATAAATTATACAGGGCAGGACGTTACCTGGAAAGGGCCGAACAAATTGCCAGTTATACCAGGGTGCACTATTTGTCTACCATGGACGCTCCTTCACCTGAATTTAAAGATTCCTTCCTGAAATTCTTATTAGAATGCACACAGGCTAAGCAGGCATACTTTGATACCTACCCGGAGGCAGAGGAGGAAAAAATATTACACTTTTTAGCAATAGAAAAAGCGAACCCTGCATCAATATTGTCTGCTGTTACCAATGCCAGGGAATCAATCCGTGGAGCAAGAGATTGTATTTCCGCAGGCCTATGGGAGCATATTAACTGCTTTTACCATGCCATTAATGATTATGATGCCGAAAAGCTAAACCAGAAAAGCTTTGATAACTTTGCTCAGAAGGTAGAGAAGTACAGCTATACGATCAAAGGGTATGTTCATTCTAACATGATACGCAATGAAGAATGGAAACTTCTTTCCCTGGGGTTTCATCTGGAAAGAGCCATCCAGGTAAGCACCTTGCTTTTAAATAAAATACAAGAGATCGAAAGGAACAGCTCTTCGGCAAAGCCGGAAGTTTATGAGTACTACCACATGAAGTCAATGCTGGAAGGCCTGGATGCTTATGAAATGTATAAGCAGCATTACAAAACACATATTAGCAGACCTCTTTTTATGCATTTCCTGGTCTTGAATTCCATTTTTCCAAAGTCTGTTGCTTTTAACCTGAACCATATCCGTACACTTTGTAGGGAACATGATGAAAATGATCAGGGTGAGGCCAACATTTTCCTGCAGCAGGTTGCATTACTGGTATCTGAAATAGAAGATGTTGAGCCTGGATTACTAGTGGGAAATGAGAAACATTACCTGGAAAACACATTGAATAATTTGCATAGTCTAGCCAAATCACTGGAACTGGAGCAAGTTGCATTTTGA
- a CDS encoding hypothetical protein (COG2308 Uncharacterized conserved protein): protein MFENYRSIPGITDEVFHDKGVVHPAYIKILERIRQYTPGDFNKLDLQARQSFLKQGITFTVGSDKVQGEERIFPFDLLPRIIAADEWEKLEKGVVQRNLAINAFLHDIYQRQHIFKDKVIPRELVISSRYFCRAMQELNPAGGIYNHISGTDLIRHSDGEYYVLEDNVRTPSGISYVLANREAIKRSLNGLFSSCHVRPLKEYLDHLLIMVHSVAPQGVEEPACAVLTDGMVASAYFEHAYLAQSMGIPLVEGRDLFVEKDKVYMKTTRGAQQLNVLYRRVEDEFLDPLAFLPDSVYGVPGIMEAYRKGNISLINAPGTGAADDKAVYSYVPAMIRYYLQEEPILQNVHTYHCTDDEDYHYVLEHMQKLVVKPVDEFGGYGMLVGNAATKEQLQDFRTRIRHNRRKYIAQPIMSLSTHPTFIKDSSSFEPRHIDLRLYTLLGKDMQYVLQGGLTRVALTAGNLVVNSSQGGGSKDTWVLAPTDVASTDRTAMNKVPADSDGEAYTHAKMLHAVKDRKPLSQQQLAHTHKKGNRKPKS from the coding sequence ATGTTTGAAAATTACAGGAGTATTCCCGGAATTACTGATGAGGTATTTCATGATAAAGGTGTAGTACATCCTGCATATATCAAAATACTGGAACGGATCAGGCAATATACTCCAGGTGACTTCAATAAACTTGATCTGCAGGCACGTCAGTCCTTTCTGAAGCAGGGCATTACTTTTACAGTAGGAAGTGATAAGGTACAGGGCGAGGAAAGAATATTTCCTTTTGACCTGCTGCCCAGGATAATTGCTGCTGATGAGTGGGAAAAGCTTGAGAAAGGGGTGGTTCAACGCAATCTTGCCATAAACGCTTTCCTGCATGATATTTACCAAAGGCAGCACATTTTCAAAGATAAAGTTATACCCCGGGAGCTGGTAATCAGCTCCAGGTATTTTTGCCGTGCCATGCAGGAGTTGAACCCGGCGGGTGGCATATATAACCACATCTCCGGTACCGACCTTATCCGCCATAGTGATGGTGAATACTATGTGTTGGAAGATAATGTACGGACACCCTCGGGCATCAGCTATGTACTTGCCAACCGTGAAGCCATTAAGCGAAGCCTCAATGGCCTGTTCAGCAGCTGCCATGTAAGGCCGCTAAAAGAATATCTGGATCACCTGCTGATAATGGTGCATTCAGTAGCACCTCAGGGTGTAGAAGAGCCTGCCTGTGCGGTATTGACTGATGGTATGGTGGCTTCTGCATATTTCGAACATGCATATTTGGCCCAGAGCATGGGAATCCCGCTGGTTGAAGGCAGAGATCTTTTTGTTGAAAAAGATAAAGTTTATATGAAGACCACCCGTGGAGCCCAACAGCTTAATGTGCTGTACAGAAGAGTTGAGGATGAATTCCTGGACCCTTTAGCCTTTCTGCCCGACTCTGTTTACGGGGTACCCGGTATCATGGAAGCCTACCGAAAAGGAAATATAAGCCTGATTAATGCCCCCGGAACAGGTGCAGCCGACGATAAGGCCGTATATAGCTATGTGCCTGCTATGATCAGGTATTACCTGCAGGAAGAACCCATTCTGCAGAATGTACATACCTACCACTGCACTGACGATGAAGATTACCACTATGTACTGGAGCATATGCAGAAGCTGGTGGTAAAGCCTGTAGATGAGTTTGGGGGATATGGTATGCTGGTAGGCAATGCTGCCACCAAAGAACAGCTCCAGGACTTTAGGACGCGGATCAGGCATAACAGACGCAAATACATTGCACAGCCTATCATGTCCTTGTCTACCCATCCAACCTTTATCAAAGACAGTAGTAGTTTTGAGCCTCGCCACATCGACCTAAGATTATACACGCTCCTGGGAAAAGACATGCAATATGTGTTACAGGGCGGCTTAACACGGGTAGCACTTACTGCAGGCAACCTGGTTGTAAACTCTTCACAGGGAGGAGGCTCCAAGGATACATGGGTATTAGCCCCCACGGATGTGGCCTCCACAGATAGGACAGCCATGAATAAAGTACCAGCAGATTCAGATGGAGAGGCTTATACACATGCTAAGATGCTTCATGCAGTTAAAGACAGAAAACCGCTGAGCCAGCAACAGCTGGCACACACTCATAAAAAAGGAAACAGGAAACCTAAAAGTTAG